A stretch of Rhinoderma darwinii isolate aRhiDar2 chromosome 4, aRhiDar2.hap1, whole genome shotgun sequence DNA encodes these proteins:
- the EIF4A3 gene encoding eukaryotic initiation factor 4A-III has product MASAAAVAAAVGVAGVTSASSRKRLMREEDMTKVEFETSEEVDVTPTFDTMGLREDLLRGIYAYGFEKPSAIQQRAIKQIIKGRDVIAQSQSGTGKTATFCVSVLQCLDIQVRETQALILAPTRELAGQIQKVLLALGDYMNVQCHSCIGGTNVGEDIRKLDYGQHVVAGTPGRVFDMIRRRSLRTRAIKMLVLDEADEMLNKGFKEQIYDVYRYLPPATQVCLISATLPHEILEMTNKFMTDPIRILVKRDELTLEGIKQFFVAVEREEWKFDTLCDLYDTLTITQAVIFCNTKRKVDWLTEKMREANFTVSSMHGDMPQKERESIMKEFRSGASRVLISTDVWARGLDVPQVSLIINYDLPNNRELYIHRIGRSGRYGRKGVAINFVKNDDIRILRDIEQYYSTQIDEMPMNVADLI; this is encoded by the exons ATGGCGagtgcagcagcagtagcagcagccgtGGGAGTTGCTGGGGTGACCAGCGCTTCGAGCCGTAAGCGGCTCATGAGAGAAGAAGACATGACGAAAGTGGAGTTTGAGACGAGCGAGGAAGTGGACGTGACTCCCACCTTCGACACGATGGGTCTGCGGGAAGATTTGCTCAGAGGCATCTATGCATATG GGTTTGAGAAGCCGTCCGCTATCCAACAGAGGGCAATTAAGCAGATAATTAAAGGAagagatgtcattgcaca ATCACAGTCTGGTACAGGCAAAACGGCTACATTTTGTGTGTCCGTCCTTCAGTGTTTGGATATTCAG GTTCGGGAAACACAAGCATTAATTTTAGCACCAACCAGAGAACTGGCTGGACAAATTCAGAAG GTACTTCTTGCTTTGGGTGACTACATGAACGTGCAGTGTCATTCGTGCATTGGGGGAACCAATGTAGGAGAAGATATCCGTAAACTTGATTATGGGCAGCACGTTGTTGCGGGCACACCAGGCCGTGTCTTTG ATATGATTCGTCGCAGAAGCTTAAGAACGCGGGCTATTAAAATGCTCGTTCTGGATGAAGCTGATGAGATGCTTAATAAAG GTTTCAAAGAACAGATTTATGACGTATATAGGTATCTGCCACCCGCTACACAGGTGTGCCTGATCAGTGCCACACTTCCACATGAAATCCTGGAAATGACCAATAAGTTTATGACTGATCCCATCCGTATCTTGGTGAAACGTGATGAGTTGACGCTAGAAGGCATTAAGCAGTTTTTCGTGGCAGTGGAGAGGGAAGAATGGAAGTTTGACACATTATGTGATTTGTATGACACACTCACCATTACACAAGCTGTGATCTTCTGCAACACTAAAAGAAAG GTTGATTGGTTAACAGAGAAAATGAGGGAGGCTAATTTCACAGTGTCTTCAATGCATGGTGACATGCCCCAAAAAGAGAGAGAATCTATCATGAAAGAATTCAGATCTGGTGCCAG TCGAGTACTAATCTCCACTGATGTCTGGGCGAGAGGTTTGGATGTTCCACAGGTCTCCCTGATCATTAACTATGACCTACCCAATAACAGAGAATTGTATATCCACCG aATTGgtcgttcaggacgttacggaagaAAAGGTGTTGCAATAAACTTTGTAAAGAATGATGACATCCGTATCTTGCGAGACATTGAGCAGTATTACTCTACTCAGATTGATGAAATGCCAATGAATG TTGCTGATCTGATTTGA